tatatattttttaatttaattttgatataatgttacatgaaaaattttatacatctatttaattatgtattgtaattaaaatatttttctattactatttctaaaaataaaaaatatattctaaattagtaaattaataaatttattttaaaattttatacgCAACATAGGTACATATAAtagaacaaaagataaaaaataagtaataaaaatgagtaaatcgaaaataaaataaaatatataaagtcacaaagaaaataaaatattagattaatacctaaactacaattgtttgaattaaaatttgcaattgaaaatatcaaaaagagaAACAATGAAATTGAAAGATACATAGAGTCATGGAGAActatataaaaaacataaaatatttaaaatttattttttgatgaaGAGAAGATAACCACTAGACaaggaataaaaaaaaagttgaaaatataaaaataaaaagagggTTTAAGGGAATAAAAGAGTGACGACACaagaattaaatttgattaggttaaataataatcaaaataatagagaaattaaaaaagTGAATTTGAAACTTTAGCTAATTcagattaatttatttatagtggggtcatttaaaatttgaagtgagggcatattatatataactatatttttaaaaaaaattaaaacactGTGGGGGCAAGTGCCCCCTCTTCTTTTCTACTGGGTCCGTCCCGGAGCCGGCAAGACGAAGCAGAGAAGACAGTCGGCAATCGCGAGTTCTGAAATTGGAGTGCGATTGGGagactctctctctctctctctctctctctctctctctctctctctctctctctctctctctctctctctctctctctctctctctctctctctctctctctctctctctctctctctctctctctctctcaatgaAATGACGTTGTTTTCGTGCTGGgagggaaaaaaataaaattttcaaaccGGCCGGGTTTATGTTCTGATTAATGGTTATTAAGGATTTGGAGATTCTGATGTCTTATGGTCCAAAGTGTTGTAACCACAAATGGTAAATGTTGTTGTAACTACTGTAGAAAATGGATTTATTGTGTTAAAATCACTGCGGGTTTGATTCTTCGAGATAGGAGATtgttttaaaatgaaaatattttggCTTTTGAATTCCTGACAAGTTTAGTAGGTTAATGCAAATTGATGAATGTATGTGATGTAAATAATTTTCTACTATGATTAACATGTTGTGTTTGTTGGTGATTGGTTGATTTCTGAATTTCTTGTGAAATTGATTGAATATATTGGTTTTGgttttcttttttgaaattgataatgattgattttgaatGACGGATTTAAAAATGTTGATTTGAAATGCTAATTTTGTTATGTTGATGTTGAATTGAAAAAACCCGTGAAGGATGGTAACTCTAATTTTTAGGGGAGGTTCTGCCagaatttttctaaaaatttgaagagttttggaagttttggttatgattttgaaaatgagTTTGGTTTGATTAACTTTATCAAAAGAGATATGTCTTGAAtacttttaaagattttaaagaAAATCGAATTCTTATAATTTTGTTAATTCGTGATTTTaactcatttattttttataacagTGAAGAGAGATTTGATTAACTAgttaaaacatttttaaaagtaaattaattataaattcaaaaatttgggAATAGAAGAGTGAGTTTGAGGATTTAATGGAATTAAATATAAGAGTTAAGAGAAAGAGAGTTATTTTAAGGAATATGATGATAAATTATGTGCTATTTGATTTGGAGGAAAGTCATGTGAGGGTTAAGATAAATATTGGAAGTTTAATGGGTTGTTGGGTGTTGGAAAGAATGGATATAATTTAGGCTTGAACATGGATGAGGTTTGATAGGTATTGatctaaaaaaaaaagtgtttgaGAAGTATTATTGTGAAAGTTGCTTGAAATTGAAGATTTAGAAAAATTTGGCTTGTCAATCTATAATATGATTAATTAGAGAAATAATTTAATGAGATTGAAGGGTTATGTCGTGTTTGAGTTAAATTGTTGTTAGCTATGAATGattatgttttatttgaattagtATATAACTTTGACCTCGAGTCTAGAGTGTTGTATTAGAGACCTTATACCCGCAAGTTGTATATAACGGTCCAAGTCTCACCCGGTGAATGATAAAGGGTGCGAAGTAAAATTTTAGCGGAGTTATTAATGAGTTTGTTGAGGATTGTGATTTTAAGTTGAGATTATATAGATGATGATAAGAAGTGAGATTAATATGAAACTTATGATGAGAACTTGATTAAGTTGAGATATGTGCGATATATTATGATTGAGAATGACAATTATGTCAGTAATGATGTGatgagaatgattatgataatgaaaatgatgatgattaattTTGATTGAGGATGATGGGAATGATTATGATAATGAGAAATGACAATGATTGATTTTTATTATGATTGTGAATGAAGTGCAATGAGTTTGAGGGTGAATTTGATAACTATATTGACTCTAATTGAGATATATCTCCATGGGTAGATGCAGTGGCATTGTTCTACTTGTCCCGGGTTATGGTTTGATTTTCTAGGGTAGATGCAAGGATGGTGGTTTTGTCCCGCTTGCTCCCAATTTATATTTGAGTCTTTTAGGGTCAGTGACGGATTCAGAAAATTATAATAGTGGggcaaaaataatatataaaaataattaaaaaaaataatatatgatatttaaatctTGAAATACGTTAGTTAGTCAcgtttttaataaatataattaacacattaaaaaacatattagtttatattaaaagtattttttctCATTTCAATGTTTTGATATTATTGCATGATACGTTTATTATTAATACCAGTGCTTTGTTAAATATATCATATTcgtcaaattatatttttattgaatatttttatataatacaacaaaaaattataattcaacaattatagaatctataaaaaatataactcaaattaactaattttaaatttttacaaaaattgtatgagagacaaaaaaattataaaaaaataaaattttaaatcaaacaaccacaattctctttatatataagtatagataaaataatatctctttttatattatgtaaatattcaaaaaatttgttagcatttaattataaaattgacattttttaatatttatgataaaaactttttgacaaaaataattattatatgtaagactaaaactaaattaaataaaataataaaaaataaataaataattaatatatattatattaaaaaagctactaaatactaataatcttatttatatttaaaaaactaTATTTAACTTTAGATAACTAACtaattgaattattattattttttgttattatttattttaaatatatataataaaataatttttatcattgtattaatatttaataacaatttttccttacacacaattttttttaagtttagagggcaaataaattataactgtggggcaaatatatatatatatatatatatatatatatatatatatatataaatttaaaaatttatctgaGTCATGAATTTTTTTAGATAGATACAGTGGGTCGGTTCCACTTGCTCCAAGTTGAGATTTGAGATTCTGTTGATCCTTCATCGTAAAATGTGGTCGGACACTTATACTTTTTTGGATGTTCTCCTAATGCATTTGATATATGAATATGAATTTTTAAGCTTGGGGTTGCCTACACGCAGGGACTGTCTAGAGGTCGCTATCGAACATGTCGAGTTTGACTGTATAACTGACAGATAAGTTTATCGGCCATAAGGGcagacatgcatcatttgtATTTATGTCTATTGTTTGGATGtgtattttgtttttggtttgtCTATTTGAATAATTACATTTATATGCTATTTGATCTAATTACTCTATGTACTCtctttttgtgtattttttgtaTTGTTTTGTCTATATTTAAAAACTGAGAGATCTTTCATGCTGGCGGTGGTAATGCTGAGAGTTGTTCCTGATGTGGTGATGTAGGTTGAGGCAAATTAGATTTGGTATTGTCTTGATACTCCAGTTTATGTATTGATGGGTAGGAATGAACAATGTAAATTTGTTTGATAGTAAGCCCTTAGACACGTCTTTGGTCCTTTTTCCTTATTATCCAATTTACTTTATGGAATTGTAAACTAAAGAAAATTTATTACGACTTTTTTAAAGTAAGTTTTCTCACATAGCTTTCCAAAgggttatttaaaaaataaactatttttataataaaatccTTTCTATTTGCAAGTATTTCTTTACTTTGATGGTATTCCTTTCTTTACTGAGAATCCGAAAGGATGAGCTCTCACCCCTTTTTACATCCAACACTTCAGTGAGAGGTTTAGTAAGCTTTAGCGCGAAACCACGACCAACTACAGAGCTATATGTATTTGTATTTTCTGCTTTTAGTTTAGTTGAGATTTTTTCCTGGTCATTTGTCATTTTGAGTTTTTAGAGCGATAAGATTTGTATTTGAGAAATTTTGAATAAGTCTATGTATTTAATATTATGTGGATATAATTATGTGATTAAGTAGTTTAAAGTAAAGACTTTTCGatttcttaattaaaaattcggTTTGTATTCATGAAGGCTCAacattaaataaatatagtataaaattaaagaaaattaaagaagtaaAGATAAATGACGTTTGAACTTTTAGTGTAATCATAAAGTGTTAAAAGTTAAGGTGTTACACATAGACCAATAAATTCGTAGTAAATGGAAAAGACACTGTTTATGGGGAGTGAATCCtctccggtgaataaaaaactGGATGGTGTGCAGTGTTTAATCTAACCATTCACCACACtttctctcttatttatttctggTCCCACTATTAAAATCAAAAGTGAGAGATTACACTATATTTTGTCAAGTGTTAAAAAAACTGGAGAGAATCTATTTCCCTGTTTATGTGATCATTGAAAGTGCCCTCAAGTCCTATGCTTATAGCTTCCTCTTTTTGGTTTTCATCCTACCAACTTCCTCCTTTATAATGCACGCTTTGACGGtctggatatatatatatatatatatatatatatatatatatatatagttgaaTAAAACTTACTGCTTTTTATATTCATTATTATTTCAATACTTACCTAAATGCAATAGCTATTGGTTGGAGTCATGAAATCGCTTCtctcaaaatttaaaatgacGATAGAATGagttatataaataattatatctattCTAATACGCACTCTTATGCAACATCTTTTTAGGTttgcatgaattttttttttgcatagatatcttttttttcttttttagatCAAACTCTaaacttttaaatcataaaaattcTGATATTaaatctgcatatcataaaacTAGctcttttataaatttaaactaataaaaaaaagacataTAAATAGAGATACAATATTACAATAATGTAAAGTTTGGTTCATGAGATTTTTGAGGCTGACtggttatttttattagtttttatgaaactGCTTTGACAATTCTGAATCCATTGGAAGCCATAGGATCTTATGGGGTGAGGAACTTTGTTAAAAGCAAGTATGTTCATCAAAAGCAGAACCGAACACAGAGCTGTATCGCGGAAAAGCAATGGTGGTAATGGCTGGAAGGCATGGTTCAACAAATCATTTGGATTGAAATTTTATCCCATTAAAGAGATATATCAATTTAGTGTAGTACAATGCAGTGTTCTAGCTATGATTGTGTTACGGCCCGGCCCAGAATCAGCTTTGGGCCGACCCGACCCAAGCAAtacccgacccggacacgcgccccccaaccgacccggacacgcgtcctgtacggcACACACACGGCTGCAGGACAGCGTCCTTGGAGAATTGGACCTGACCTCACGTGGGGCCCATTACTGACATGTATAaaaggggaagattggctcttcccccgaggtacgtcataTTCCCTCACCCCATTATTCTGCCCGCCTGCACAttgctgacttgagcgtcggagtgtctttgcaggtggcaccccccctcgTCCGTTCACCAGCACAAGAGCTCGCCAGCTCGGCAGACCTGCAATCAGTGCGACCAGGACTAAGGACATCCTCACCTATCCATCTTTACATCTTCTGTCCACCCGACCTGTTTGGAAGACGACTaacgaacattggcgccgtctgtggggagcGTCTAAATGGAAGTCGTACTGGGTCCCGGCGACCAAGGCCGGGCTGCCGGAGCGGAGGGGGTAGCCTCCGTCGCCTCGCAAGGGGGGCGGCGAAGGTCCCCCCATCGACACACGAGGACCCGACCCTTCGGAGGAACGGGCGGCGatagcgccataataatgcaagaGCTACGCCACAGAGTCCAGAACCTGGAGCGACAGCTTGCCGACCGGGAGCGGGACGGACGGTCTACCGATCCGAGCTACACCCCGTCTCCCGGTAGCGAGGAGGAAGACTCTTACCGAAGCCGCCCGCAGACGGAAGCGGAGAGCTCACAGGAGGAGTCACCCATAATGAGGAGACGAAATGACACGATCATCTACTCCCGCGGCAGACCGACCCATCGGGCGACAAGAGGTCGCGAAGACGAAAGAACACGGCAACCTGTGATAATGGGCGCCACCCCGTTCCACCGATCTATCCTCGAGGTCCGGCtgccgaaacacttcgacaagccaacggacatgaggtatgACGGAACTCAAGACCCTCTAGAACACCTCACGGCCTTCGAGGCCAGGATGAATCTAGAGGGAGTAGGCGACGAAGTAAGATGCCGCGCCTTCCCGGTAACCCTAGCAGGACCAGCGATCagatggtttaacggcctccctCAAGGTTCTATCTACAGTTTTTCAGACATCAGTCGTGCATTCCTGGCCCAATTTACAACGCGGATCGCGAAAGCCAAGCATCCGATCAACCTTCTCGGGGTAACCCAGAGACAGGGAGAGCCGACCAGGAGGTACTTAGATCGGTTCAATGACGAATGCTTGGAGATCGACGGCTTAACCGACTCGGTAGCCAGTCTCTGCCTAacgaacggcctcctcaacgagaaCTTCCGAAAACACCTTACCACGAAGCCGGTTTGGACGATGCATGAAATCCAAACGGTGGCTAAGGAGTACATAAAcgacgaggaagtcagccgagtcgtggctgccaataaaCGGCAGTCCGGTTACGGCCAGGCCCGGCAGACCGGTGACGGTGAGAGAGCAAGAGAAAAGACTAGGGAGGAGGCGTCAAACAAAGCACCCAGGCCGTTCCCTCGAGTTGGGAAATTTACTAACTACACTTCACTCACCCTCCCCATCATGGAAGTCTACCAACAAATAGCGGAGAAAGGAATTCTCCCGAAGCCCCGACCACTCAAGGACCGCACAGGCGGAAACAAGAACCTTTATTGTGATTACCATAAGGGATATGGCCATCAAACACAGGACTGCTTCGACCTGAAGGATGCATTAGAACAGGCaataagggaaggaaagctggcagcgtTCTCCCATCTCATCAGGGAGCCGAGAAGACGTTATCGCGACCAGGATGAGGAAGGCAAGACGCGCTCGGCCAAGCGGCGACAGGAGCCCGAAGACAGAGACCACGGCCTCACGGTGATAAACGTGGTAACGGCGAAAAACACTGCACCAAAATCCCGGTCGGCACATAAGAAAGACGCCAAGGTTCTGGCGATCTCATCTTCACCAGTACAGAGTACCAAAAAACCTCCGTCCATTTCTTTCGGCCCAGAAGATCAATGGTTCAGTGACGCCCCGGAAAACCCTCCCATGGTCATAacggccagagtgggaaccggcctcgtcaaacggATCCTTGTCGACACTGGGGCCGATTCGAACATCATGTTCCGAAACGTGTTCGACGCACTGGGGCTGAAGGATGCCGACCTGACTACCCACCAGCACGGGGTTATCGGGTtaggcgaccacttcatcaaaccaGACGGAGTCATTTCCCTACCAATCTCGGTGGGACAGGTGCAAGGCCGAAGGTCGGCGATGGCCGAGTTCGTAATCCTCCGAGATTCCACGACCTCATAGGGAAAACGGTCGAAGTttacgtggacgacatcctgGCAAAAACGACACGACCTGACGACCTCCTAAACGACCTGGCAAGTGTGTTTACGTCCCTCCGTCAACATGGTATGAGGCTGAACCCcctcaagtgcgccttcgccatggaagccggcaagttcctaggatttatgataactcagagaggggtagaagccaacccggagaaatgccagGCAATACTTCAGATGAAGAGCCCGGGCTGTGTCAAGGACATCCAGAGGTTGGCAGGACGATTGACATCACTTTCCCGGTTTCTCGGGGCCTCGGCGACAAATGCCCTGCCATTCTtcaacctcatgaagaaagggatggcgTTTGAGTGGACACCCCCGTGCGAAGAAGCCTTTCaacacttcaaggaaatcctaGCGGCACCTCCCGTTCTCGGGAAGCCAAGGGACGGGGAACCACTGTACCTATACCTCGCTATAACAAGCGAAGCCCTGGCCGCAGTACTAGTGCGGGAGGACGGGAGGACCCAACAACCAGTCTACTTCATAAGCAGGGCCTACAAGGAGCAGAGTTAAGATAtagcaagttggaaaagctagcctAGCACTCCTAACCTCCTCGAGAAGGTTAAAACAGTACTTCCAGAGTCACCAAGTGGTCGTCAGAACGGACCAAGGGATCCGACAAGTTCTCCAAAAACCCGACCtggcgggaagaatgatgacttggtccatcgaaCTCTCTCAATATGACATACGGTATGAGCCCCGGGAAGCCATCAAGGCGCAGGCGATGGCGGATTTTTTGGTTGAAGTAACAGGAGACCCAGGCGAAGACATGggtacacggtggaagctccatgtggacggagcctccaaccagacctTCGGAGGAGCCGGGATCATCCTAGAAAGTCCAAACGGGGTCGTATACGAACAATCGGTCAGATTCGAGTTCCCcatctcgaacaaccaagcagaatacgaagccctcataGGAGGCTTGACCCTAGCAACAGAGGTCGGCGCAAAAAGGCTGGAAGTATGCAGCGATTCCCAAGTCGTCACTTCCCAGGTAAACGGCAGCTATCAAGCCAAGGACCCCTTGTTacagaagtacttggaaaaggtcaaaagcttgagccaaaagttcgacgaggtcacggtccagcatgtacccagagaaaggaacacacgaGCAGACCTCCTATCGAAATTAGCCAGCACGAAGCCAGGGGAGGGAAAccggtctctcatccaaggcatgACAAGGGAACCTGCAATTGCACTACACATAACAACCCTAAGCCCTtcatggctagaccccatcaccaATTACCTAGAACACGGCCAAGTCCCTGGTGACGAAAAGGATGCGGTGAAATTAAGGAGAGAGGCGGCCAAATACGCCGTCATCCAAGGACAGTTGTTCAGAAAAGGGCTCAGCCAGCCCCTACTAAAGTGCCTACACCCCGACCAAACGGACtacgtcctcagggaagtccaCGAGGGCTGCTGTGGGCACCACATCGGAGGAAAAGCCCTAGCAAGGAAGTTGATCCGAGCTGGGTACTACTGGCCGTCGATGATGGCAGATTCCAAAGAGTTTGTCAAAAAGTGCATAAAGTGCCAacagaacgccaactttgccaAGGCACCGGCAAACGAGTTGAGCTTGCTGACGACCTCCCGGCCATTCGCTCAATGGGGAATCGACCTCTTAGGGCCCTTCCCTGTCGGCCCTGGGCAGGTCAAATATCTCATAGTGGCAATTGATTACTAtaccaaatggatagaagccgaaccattggctagcatatcctcagccaattgcagaaaattcatgtggaggcaggtgataacaCGGTTCGGGATACCAGAagtcgtcatctcggacaacggcACACAATTTgctgacaaaaagttcacagAATTTCTCAACGGCCTAGGTATAAGGCAAAGGTTCTCTTCGGTAGAACACCCTCGGACGAACGGACAAGTGgagttggtgcacgaaattgcaataacacttttgcaactccgcacaactaaccagcaagtgcactgggtcgtccaagtaataccttgcgtgagcaagggtcgatcccacggagattgtcggcttgaagcaagctatggttatcttgtaaatcttagtcaggagatcagaaattatcaggattgattgtgaaaagcaaaagaacatgaaatggttacttgttttgcagtaatggagaataggttggggtttttggagatgctccatcttctgaatctctgcttttctattgtcttcttcatcaaacacgcaagtctccttccatggcaagctcgtatagggtttcactgttgtcagcagctacctcccatccgcgcagtgaaagctaatgcacacactctgtcacagtgctgccaatcaccggtttggttccctcccctaccggagtagaatcactcttttgcgtctgtcactaacgcccagtaggttacaggtttgaagcatgtcacagtcattcgatcattgaatcctactcagaataccacagacaaggtttagaccttccggattctcttgaatgctgccatcaggtcctgcctataccacgaagattccgattaaagaacccaagagataactactcaatctaagatagaacagaggtggttgtcaggcatgtgttcatagttgagaatgatgatgattgtcacggatcatcacattcatccggattaagaacaagtgttatcttagaatggaagcagcATGATtgataagaaacagtagtaattgcattaatccatcaagacacagcagagctcctcacccccaaccatggggtttagaggctcatgctgtggaagaaaacgtgtaaatgtcataaggttgcataaggtacggatacaatgtcaaaagatcctataagtagtaaactagtatcctaaggtttacaaaaatgagtaaatgacagaaaaatccacttccgggcccacttggtgtgtgcttgggctgagcattgaagcttttatgtgtagagacgttttctggagttaaacgccagttctcatgccagtttgggcgtttaactccaagttttatgccagttccggcgtttaacgctggaatttctgaggccggattgctacgcaggtttgggccatcaaatcttgggcaaagtatggactattatattgctggaaagccctggatgtctactttccaatgccgttgagagcgcgccaattgggcttctgtagctccagaaaatccacttcgagtgcagggaggtcagaatccaacagcatctgtagtcctttttggtctctggatcagatttttgctcagaaccctcaatttaagtcagaaaatacctgaaatcacagaaaaacacacaaacccatagtaaagtccagaaaagtgaattttaattaaaaactaataaaaatatactaaaaactaactaaaagatactgaaaacttactaaaaacaatgccaaaaagcatacaaattatccgctcatcacaacaccaaacttaaattgttgcttgtccccaagcaactgaaaataaaaataggataaaaagaagagaatatactatagactccaaaatatcaaagaaacatagctccaattagatgagcgggactagtagctttttgcctccgaacagttttggcatctcactctatcctttgaagttcagaatgattagcatctataagaactcagaactcagatagtgttattgattctcctagttaagtatgttgattcttgaacatagccagtgtatgagtcttgctgtggcccaaagcactctgtcttccagtattaccaccggatacatacatgccacagacacataattgggtgaacctttttagattgtgactcagctttgctaaagtccccaattagaggtgtccagggttcttaagcacactcttttgccttggatcacaactttatttccttctctttttttttttttcttttctttttttttcgaagtattcactgctttttcttacttcaagaatcaatttgatgatttttcagatcctcaataacagttctctttctcctcattctttcaagagccaacaattttaacattcttaaaaacaacaaattcaagagacatatgcactgttcaagcattcattcagaaaacaaaaagtattgtcaccacatcaaactaattcaactagttttagagataaatttcgaaatcctgtacttcttgttcttttgtgattaaagcatttttttcttttaagagaggtgatggattcataggacattcataactttaaggcataactttaattttattaattatgaattaaaaacaagactaaaaaatagatatagaatgagactaaaaaaaaaatagaagataataaagagaaagaaaaaaaaacgcaaacataggctcctaatgatagaggttttcacagagttagaactcaacaaccttgattttgagaagtggatgctccctcagcttgggaggagagcttttggcgtttaacctcttggagttcacgcccctgcttctcttgttccttcagcaatttgcagagcatgaagttctgattctgctgttcttccttcagttgctccatagtctcttgcagcttgttaatagatgcttctaggctggaccagtagtcaattcttgggaattcagggaggaattcctgcgccctcctcttgatggagttgtcttgcacttgtccttccattgacttcttggtgattgggtgttcaatgggtatgaactcatctactcccatcttcaccccagcctctttacagagcaaggaaatcaagcttgggtaagccagtttggcctcagtggaattcttatttgcaatggtgtagatctcacaagcaatcacatgatgaacctccacttcttttccaagcataatgcaatgaatcatcactgctctcttgatggtgacctcagaacagttgctagtgggcaatatagaacgcccaataaagtctagccaacctcttgcaattggcttgaggtctcccctcttgagttggtttgggacaccctttgaattggttatccacttagtcccagggaggcatatgtcctctagaacttgatccaaccctttatctactctcaccatcctcctattgaaggaatcaggatcatcttgtagttgaggtagtttgaagatttctcttattttgtccagatggaagtacataactttccctctgaccatggttctgtgggtatggtaagcggttccagtcattctttgcttatctgttagccacagatttgagtagaattcctgaaccatgttccttccaacctttgtctcaggattggtcagaacttcccaacctctgtttcgaatttgctcttggatctccggatattcatcttctttcagatcaaatttaacttccgggatcactgacctcagacccattatttgtgataatggtcttcatgttctttggttaagaacttctcttcattccaaagattctttggattagtctctttctttcctcttgagttggtttgtttttcccttgggagccatgatcttgatagatc
This sequence is a window from Arachis stenosperma cultivar V10309 chromosome 10, arast.V10309.gnm1.PFL2, whole genome shotgun sequence. Protein-coding genes within it:
- the LOC130956708 gene encoding uncharacterized protein LOC130956708; translation: MEVVLGPGDQGRAAGAEGVASVASQGGRRRSPHRHTRTRPFGGTGGDSAIIMQELRHRVQNLERQLADRERDGRSTDPSYTPSPGSEEEDSYRSRPQTEAESSQEESPIMRRRNDTIIYSRGRPTHRATRGREDERTRQPVIMGATPFHRSILEVRLPKHFDKPTDMRYDGTQDPLEHLTAFEARMNLEGVGDEVRCRAFPVTLAGPAIRWFNGLPQGSIYSFSDISRAFLAQFTTRIAKAKHPINLLGVTQRQGEPTRRYLDRFNDECLEIDGLTDSVASLCLTNGLLNENFRKHLTTKPVWTMHEIQTVAKEYINDEEVSRVVAANKRQSGYGQARQTGDGERAREKTREEASNKAPRPFPRVGKFTNYTSLTLPIMEVYQQIAEKGILPKPRPLKDRTGGNKNLYCDYHKGYGHQTQDCFDLKDALEQAIREGKLAAFSHLIREPRRRYRDQDEEGKTRSAKRRQEPEDRDHGLTVINVVTAKNTAPKSRSAHKKDAKVLAISSSPVQSTKKPPSISFGPEDQWFSDAPENPPMVITARVGTGLVKRILVDTGADSNIMFRNVFDALGLKDADLTTHQHGVIGLGDHFIKPDGVISLPISVGQVQGRRSAMAEFVILRDSTTS